In Lujinxingia sediminis, a single genomic region encodes these proteins:
- a CDS encoding GNAT family N-acetyltransferase, with product MSEEVIELPVAEDAPVLARLFQEDMDDLGVETALEDLEALAREVIEDSRAEPARCVCFVARQQEGGEAVGVVLANFHWSLKFAGRALWIEELYVTPSARRRRLGRRLVEAVLDWAEDHGIRGIDLEAYQGNTPASILYRSLGFYRLGRERFYYRLGPAEYL from the coding sequence ATGTCTGAAGAGGTGATCGAGCTTCCTGTGGCCGAGGATGCGCCCGTACTGGCGCGCCTCTTCCAGGAGGATATGGACGACCTGGGAGTGGAAACGGCGCTGGAAGACCTGGAAGCGCTGGCTCGGGAGGTGATTGAAGACTCGCGCGCTGAGCCGGCGCGCTGCGTCTGCTTCGTGGCTCGCCAGCAGGAGGGTGGCGAGGCGGTAGGCGTGGTCCTTGCGAACTTCCACTGGTCGCTCAAGTTTGCCGGCAGGGCGCTGTGGATCGAGGAACTCTATGTGACGCCCTCGGCTCGCCGGCGTCGTCTGGGGCGGCGGCTGGTCGAAGCCGTGTTGGATTGGGCCGAGGACCACGGCATCCGTGGCATCGACCTGGAGGCGTATCAGGGCAATACCCCGGCCTCGATCCTCTACCGCTCCCTGGGGTTTTATCGCCTCGGGCGAGAACGTTTTTATTACCGGCTCGGCCCGGCCGAGTACCTTTGA